The Pseudodesulfovibrio sp. zrk46 genome contains a region encoding:
- a CDS encoding dinitrogenase iron-molybdenum cofactor biosynthesis protein, translated as MEKVLIPLMDNDLAPRFDLANEVMMISITRETSAMGRIEEKVEVLDTPSSEAMCRLAVAESVQTVICAGIEKEFYDFLEWKGIRVIDDICGPVDVILEAFLGGRLTPGQIYYRT; from the coding sequence ATGGAAAAAGTATTGATCCCACTTATGGACAATGACCTTGCTCCCCGTTTCGACCTGGCCAACGAGGTGATGATGATATCCATCACACGTGAAACAAGTGCCATGGGTCGAATCGAAGAAAAAGTTGAAGTTCTGGACACACCATCATCGGAAGCAATGTGCCGTTTGGCCGTTGCTGAATCGGTACAGACAGTCATATGCGCAGGTATAGAAAAAGAGTTCTATGACTTCCTGGAATGGAAAGGCATCCGTGTCATTGATGACATTTGTGGCCCTGTGGATGTCATCCTCGAAGCTTTTCTGGGTGGCCGGCTTACTCCTGGACAAATTTACTACCGCACATAA
- a CDS encoding transferase, producing the protein MKKLEDLFDHISARVNVNLKPMGIDVKPYLNNAIPRERHLAYYAFYALTEDHPISFKFKNSNLAGSYFLGKTQVDRSVLYKADVRGDELKRKGDVVEFNGVKTTLYYDEVIRIINSFLCKTLVHNQSKNPEIPEVFRILNTVAMHYSNIHGTTTEGVYLGAFATVDLSVMHNCVVGDYSYVQAGDLSRQTIEPGRVWVKSNEFEFNYVYPEGVVEQYVKLDENGKLSGKFVEYVDEFKEDFVPIYSTVQLEQMHGNDAEGSYVSPYAVIKGDCSIGKNALIAQRSHIENSEIGVGANAQENCYIKNSVYEGNNVTAHGGKVIHTRSGKNVFVGFNSFVHGTADNPIVIGRDSIVMPHTIIDAAEPITIPENSAVWGYVTKQADLETQCVNLEDLSKATNVTLGNATFKGDGKAFVDAFRHRIEHILEENGAFFDGTDETRGHAQKTQDACFNILQPFQGGPEAGMYPSMVIGD; encoded by the coding sequence ATGAAAAAACTAGAAGACCTTTTTGATCATATTTCCGCCCGAGTGAACGTCAATCTCAAGCCCATGGGGATTGACGTCAAACCTTACCTGAACAACGCGATTCCGCGTGAACGCCACTTGGCGTACTACGCATTCTATGCACTGACGGAAGACCATCCGATCAGCTTCAAGTTCAAAAACTCCAACCTCGCGGGCTCCTACTTCCTGGGTAAAACTCAGGTTGACCGTTCCGTTCTCTATAAAGCCGACGTGCGCGGAGACGAACTCAAGCGCAAGGGGGACGTGGTTGAATTCAACGGCGTCAAGACCACCCTGTACTACGACGAAGTGATCCGCATAATCAACTCGTTCCTGTGCAAGACCTTGGTCCATAACCAGTCAAAGAACCCCGAAATACCGGAAGTTTTTCGCATTCTGAACACCGTGGCCATGCACTACTCCAACATCCACGGTACCACCACTGAAGGTGTATACCTTGGCGCATTCGCCACGGTTGACCTGTCCGTCATGCATAACTGCGTTGTGGGTGATTATTCTTACGTTCAAGCCGGCGACCTTTCCCGCCAGACCATCGAACCCGGCCGCGTCTGGGTAAAGAGCAACGAATTCGAATTCAACTATGTCTACCCTGAAGGCGTTGTTGAACAGTATGTTAAGCTCGATGAGAACGGCAAACTCTCTGGCAAATTCGTCGAGTACGTCGACGAATTCAAGGAAGACTTCGTTCCCATTTATTCCACTGTTCAGCTGGAACAGATGCACGGCAACGATGCGGAAGGATCTTACGTTTCTCCTTACGCCGTCATCAAAGGCGACTGCTCTATCGGCAAGAACGCACTGATCGCTCAGCGTTCACACATCGAGAACTCCGAGATTGGCGTTGGCGCAAACGCTCAGGAAAACTGCTACATCAAGAATTCCGTATACGAAGGCAACAACGTAACGGCACACGGTGGCAAGGTCATTCACACCCGTAGCGGGAAGAATGTATTCGTCGGATTCAACTCCTTCGTTCACGGCACAGCTGACAACCCCATAGTTATCGGACGAGATTCCATCGTAATGCCGCATACTATCATTGACGCGGCAGAGCCAATTACGATACCTGAGAACTCGGCAGTATGGGGTTATGTTACTAAGCAGGCGGACCTTGAGACCCAGTGCGTAAATCTGGAAGATCTCTCAAAGGCCACCAACGTAACCTTGGGTAATGCCACCTTCAAGGGAGACGGCAAGGCTTTCGTTGACGCTTTCCGCCATCGAATTGAGCACATTTTGGAAGAGAATGGTGCTTTCTTTGATGGAACAGACGAAACCCGTGGCCACGCCCAGAAGACCCAGGATGCATGCTTCAACATCCTCCAGCCCTTCCAGGGCGGGCCTGAAGCGGGCATGTACCCGAGCATGGTTATCGGCGACTAA
- a CDS encoding SLC13 family permease yields MEAAQATKPDFDWKRLVFMMTGVILFAVVYFCPAWPDAIDPNGKHFVLSQEAKGAIAVFLLAGTWWVFEVVPIGVTSLMIGILQVMFLIRPAKVAFKDFMDPSVLFIFASIMIGLVFTKTGLTKRLAYKMLDIVGERTSMIYLGVFVVTSALTHIMAHTAVAATIYPLLLAIYALYGEGDKPTKFGKGLFIGMAYVAGAGSIVTLLGAARGAVALGFYKEIVNVDVGFFELTYYMAPIGWGMTFLLWGFFMICMKPEKDRIPGLREKARELNAKMGSMTRDEILAASIVGLTIIIMSARAFVPALKAVDKTAIILCSSVLFFVFKILDLKDLEDIPWNIILLFAGAMSIGFCLWETGAAKWMAVNWLAMFADANWFVFVMSIAFFVMMMTNFIMNVAAIAISLPVALVIAPYLGVAPEVILYASLVVAGMPFLLLVGAAPNAIAYDSGQFTTGEFFGWGVPASILLMVMTGLAVLVIWPLMGMPITLPVGG; encoded by the coding sequence ATGGAAGCAGCACAAGCTACCAAACCCGATTTTGACTGGAAACGCCTAGTCTTCATGATGACAGGCGTCATCCTATTCGCAGTCGTCTATTTCTGTCCGGCATGGCCGGATGCCATTGACCCCAATGGTAAACACTTCGTGCTCAGCCAGGAGGCCAAGGGCGCCATCGCAGTCTTCCTGCTTGCCGGTACATGGTGGGTTTTCGAAGTCGTTCCCATCGGTGTCACCTCTTTGATGATCGGTATTTTACAGGTCATGTTCCTTATTCGTCCTGCCAAAGTGGCGTTCAAGGACTTCATGGACCCGTCCGTTCTCTTTATCTTCGCTTCAATCATGATCGGCTTGGTTTTCACCAAAACCGGTCTGACCAAGCGCTTGGCTTACAAGATGCTTGATATTGTCGGTGAACGGACTTCTATGATCTACCTGGGTGTCTTCGTGGTAACTTCCGCGCTGACGCACATCATGGCTCACACCGCGGTGGCCGCTACCATTTACCCACTCCTGCTCGCCATCTACGCCCTGTATGGTGAAGGAGATAAGCCCACCAAGTTTGGTAAGGGCCTCTTCATCGGTATGGCCTACGTGGCTGGCGCGGGCTCCATCGTCACGCTGCTCGGCGCAGCTCGAGGCGCAGTTGCACTCGGTTTCTACAAAGAAATCGTAAACGTAGACGTTGGCTTCTTTGAACTCACATACTACATGGCCCCCATTGGTTGGGGTATGACCTTCCTTCTTTGGGGCTTCTTCATGATTTGCATGAAGCCTGAAAAGGATCGAATCCCCGGTCTTCGTGAAAAGGCCCGTGAGCTCAATGCAAAAATGGGCTCCATGACCCGTGACGAAATCCTGGCTGCCTCCATTGTCGGTCTGACCATTATCATCATGTCTGCCCGTGCATTCGTCCCCGCCCTCAAGGCTGTGGACAAGACTGCCATCATTCTGTGTTCTTCTGTACTCTTCTTCGTCTTCAAGATTCTTGATCTGAAAGACCTTGAAGATATTCCGTGGAACATCATCCTGCTGTTCGCCGGTGCCATGTCCATTGGCTTCTGCCTCTGGGAGACCGGTGCAGCAAAATGGATGGCTGTCAACTGGCTGGCCATGTTCGCCGACGCAAACTGGTTCGTCTTCGTTATGTCCATTGCATTCTTTGTCATGATGATGACCAACTTCATCATGAACGTTGCAGCGATCGCGATATCACTCCCGGTGGCATTGGTCATCGCCCCTTACCTCGGCGTGGCTCCGGAAGTAATCCTGTACGCCTCCCTGGTCGTGGCAGGTATGCCCTTCCTGCTGCTGGTAGGCGCAGCCCCCAACGCCATCGCATACGACTCCGGACAGTTCACTACGGGTGAATTCTTCGGATGGGGTGTCCCTGCATCCATCCTGCTGATGGTTATGACCGGTCTTGCCGTTCTCGTCATCTGGCCGCTTATGGGCATGCCCATAACCCTGCCGGTGGGAGGCTAA
- a CDS encoding CBS domain-containing protein, translated as MKIKDLMTPVSEYKTVTTTATFADVAAALSESSHRDVIVVNEDGDLVGILTMTDILVAMEPNYKKLGKKDLDSDILSNRYVADLFKEYGLWVDPLNELCKKGAKVLVSDAMYVPDESEYLNEEDDLGHGIHRYIVGVHQPLLVRSNGTITGVLRLSDVFEEIKTRMVTCTD; from the coding sequence ATGAAAATCAAAGACCTGATGACTCCGGTCAGCGAATACAAAACAGTCACAACGACTGCCACGTTCGCAGATGTCGCTGCTGCATTGTCTGAAAGCAGCCACCGGGATGTCATTGTCGTCAACGAAGACGGCGACCTGGTGGGGATACTCACCATGACCGACATTCTTGTCGCCATGGAGCCCAATTACAAAAAACTTGGCAAAAAAGATCTCGATTCCGACATCCTGTCCAATCGATACGTTGCCGATCTCTTCAAGGAATACGGCCTGTGGGTCGATCCGCTTAATGAACTGTGCAAAAAGGGCGCAAAGGTCCTGGTGAGCGATGCGATGTACGTGCCAGACGAATCTGAATACCTCAACGAGGAAGATGATCTCGGCCACGGCATTCACCGTTACATAGTGGGCGTACACCAACCGCTTCTGGTCCGTAGCAATGGAACTATCACCGGTGTTCTGCGCCTGAGTGATGTTTTCGAAGAAATCAAGACCCGCATGGTCACCTGCACCGACTAG